Sequence from the Candidatus Paceibacterota bacterium genome:
TGGGTGCCTTCCTACGCCACCGCCAAATCCTCAAGACCTCCGGCCCGCTCCCAGCGCTGCGGATTGACCTCACGCGCCCGCGCGACCGGCGATGGTTCGGTCTATTCCTGGCGGGTGGTGTGCTGTTTCTGCTGATCTCCGCCCTCGGCTCTTACCATACCTACCACTACACCGAGTCGGTTCAGTTCTGCGGGCAAGCCTGCCACAGCGTCATGAAACCCGAGTATGTCACCTATCTCAACGGGCCCCATGCCCGGGTGTCCTGCGCCGCGTGTCATATCGGCAAAGGCGCCAGTTGGTATGTGCGCTCCAAGCTTTCCGGCGCGTACCAGGTTTATGCCACCATGGCGGACAAGTATCCCCGCCCCATCCCCACGCCAGTCAAGAACCTGCGACCCGCCCAGGAAACGTGCGAGGAATGCCATTGGCCGCAGAAGTTTGTCGGCAACCTCGAACGCACCTACCACTACTTTCTCAGCGACGAGACCAACACCCCGTTTTCCGTCCGAATGCTGATGCACGTGGGCGGCGCCGACCCCACCCACGGGCCGGTGGGCGGCATCCACTGGCACATGAATGTTGGCAACAGGATTGAGTATCTCGCCAGCGACGAAGCGCGTCAGAAGATTCCATATGTCCGCATGACCGAACTGTCGCACGGCGTGGTGACTGAATTCCGCACGGCCAGATTCACCAATGCCGTGGATGAAGCCTCGCTGCGGCAAATGGATTGCATCGACTGCCACAACCGCCCCGCGCACCGCTACCAAACTCCCAATACCGCTGTCAATCTGGCCATCACCCTCGGCAAAATTGACCGCGGCCTGCCGCTGATCAAATCCAACGCGCTTTACGTGCTCACGGAGTCCTACACCAACGAAACGCAGGCCTTGCGGAACATCGCCACCACCCTCTCGGCGCGCTATCCGGGCGACCCGCGTATCCGGCCGGCGATTGAGGCCGTCCAGCAAATTTACAGAGACAATTTTTTCCCGGAGATGAAGGCCAGTTGGAAGACGTATCCGGACAACATCGGCCACAAGGACTGGCCGGGGTGCTTCCGGTGCCACGATGGCTTGCACAAGACCGCTGACGGAAAACGAACCATCGAAGCCAGCGACTGCAATGCCTGCCACACCATCCTGGCGCAAGGCAGCGGCGCTGAACTGGATCAACTCACCCCCAAAGGCCAGAAATTCAAACATCCAGGCGACGAAGTTGACGGAGACTGCAATGACTGCCATACCGGTGGACTATAGGAACCGCGTTCGACGACTGAAGCCCTTGCGCCTCATTGTCATTCTGTTCGCGTGGTGCGGGATAGGGTTGCTGGCCGCCGACAAGAGCCCCAACAGCGGCTGCCTGGATTGCCATTCGGATAAGACCCTGACCAAGACTACCGCCGCGGGCAAAGAGGTTTCCGTGTTCGTGGATGAAGCCAGGCTCGTGGGGAGCGTCCACAAGACCAATACCTGCGCCGATTGTCACGCCGACATTACCTCAAAGCACCCGGACGACGAGGTGCCGGCGCAGCCGCCCAGTTGCGTCAAGTGCCACGAGAATGAAGCGAAGGACTACTCTGCCAGCATCCATGGCGTGAGCCACAAAATGGGCGCCTCCGGCGCCGCCAATTGCTGGGATTGCCACGGTGCCCACGACATTCTGCCTTCCCGGGACCCCGCATCGCCTGCCTTCAAGTTGAACCTGCCCGGGACCTGTGCCAAATGCCACAGCAACGCCGGTCTCACCAAAGAGTATAAGATGAAGTATCCGGAGGCCGCGTCGCAGTACCTGGACAGCATCCACGGACGCGCGCTGCTGAAAATGGGATTGATTGTGGCTCCCTCATGCAATGACTGCCACGGAGTCCACGACATCAAGCGCGCCGTTGACCGCGACTCGCCCATCAACAAGGTTAACGTCGCCAAGACCTGCGGGAAATGTCATGTCAAGGTCGAGGACATCTACGAACAATCTGTGCACGGCCAACTGTTGGTCAAAGGCGACAAGAACGGCCCGGTTTGCACCGATTGCCACACCGCACACGAAGTTGAGCCGCCCACGACCGGGCATTTCAAAATGGCCAGCGACGTCCGCTGTGGCAAATGCCACCAGGACCGTCTGACCCATTACCGCGACACCTACCACGGCAAGGCCATGGCGCTAGGCAAGCCGAATGTCGCCTCGGATGTTGCCGCCTGCTACGACTGCCACGGCCACCACGACGTCCTGCCCCCATCCGACCCCAGATCGCGCCTCTCGGAGACCAATATCCTGGCTACCTGCCAGCAATGCCATCCTGGCGCCACGGGCGGCTTCACCGAATACAAGCCGCACGCCAATCCCTTGGACGGCAAGAACTACCCGGTCTTGCACGGCACTTTTCTGTTCATGACAGCGCTGCTGGTCGGCGTGTTCGTGTTCTTTGGCGGGCACACCCTGGCGTGGCTATTCCGCGCGCTTTACCTCTTTCTGCATGATTCCAAAAGGTTCCGCGAAGCCAAGATCAGCTCCCAGGAGGGCGGGGAATGGTTCACCCGCTTCCTGCCTTTTGAGCGTTTCCTGCACTTTCTGGTAGTCACCAGTTTCCTGCTGCTGGTGATCACCGGCATGCCCCTCAAATTCTATTATACCGATTGGGCCAAAACGATGTTCAGCATCATCGGCGGGGCGGAGACGGCCCGTGCCTTGCACAGGCTGGGCGCTATTGTGACATTCCTCTACTTCGGCTTGCACTTGGCCTCTCTGCTGGGCAATTCCTGGCGAGGTCGCGGGAAGATCCGCGACCCCCAGACCGGCAAGCCCAGCCTGAAACGACTCCGGCAAGTGCTGTTTGGTGCGGATTCAATGATCCCCACCCTGCAGGATTGGCGTGATTTCGTCGCCCATAACAAGTGGTTCTTCGGCAAGGGCCCCAAGCCGCAGTTCGATCGTTGGACCTACTGGGAGAAGTTCGACTACTTCGCCGTGTTTTGGGGCGTCGCGATCATCGGCGCATCCGGGCTGGTCATGTGGTTCCCCACATTCTTCACCCGCTTCATGCCCGGCTGGATCATTAACATCGCCCTGATCATTCATTCGGATGAGGCGTTGCTGGCCGCCGGCTTCATCTTCTCCATTCACTTCTTCAACACGCATTTCCGCATCGAGAAGTTCCCCATGGATACGGTGATCTTCTCCGGCCGGGTATCAAAGAACGAAATGCTGCACGAACGTCGCCGCTGGTACGACCGCCTGGTGGCCGAAGGCCGGCTCGAGGACTATCGCGTGCGCGACGAATGGCTGCGCTGGAAGGCCATTGCGCGGTCCTTTGGCTACTTCTTCTTCGGCTTGGGAGTGCTCCTGCTGCTGCTGATCATCTACGCCATGATCACCCGCCTGGTGCACGGCGGATAAGCCAAAATATGCGAAGTGAAGGCCAAACCATGTAGAGCGGTTTGGCCCGGCGGCCGCCATGCTGAGCCAGTATGGGTTTTCAGCGACCCCGCGCAATACTAACGGCCCTTATCCTGTTCGCCTTCAGCGGGCTGACAACTGCGGTCTCTGCCGCCGAACCGATAAAGGACAACGAGTGTCTGGAGTGTCACGGGGACAAGACGCTGACCAAGACTAACGCCGCCGGCAGAGAAGTCTCCCTGTTCGTTGACGCAGCCAGGATCGCCGCTTCGGTGCACAAGACCAACACTTGCGCCAGTTGCCACGCGGACATCACCTCCAAGCATCCTGATGACGAAGTCCCGGCACAGCCAGCCAACTGCAAGCGGTGCCATGAGCAGCAGTCCGAGAGCTACGGTGCCAGCGTCCATGGCTTGGCTCTGGCCAAAGGACAGACGAGCTCTGCGACGTGCAGCGACTG
This genomic interval carries:
- a CDS encoding NapC/NirT family cytochrome c, translated to MSPDPTPALAPRRRSSVFRNWLSLAGLVVVVGSLFSFFLLLVLDTLAQFSNPYVGILTYLVAPAFLMLGLFLALLGAFLRHRQILKTSGPLPALRIDLTRPRDRRWFGLFLAGGVLFLLISALGSYHTYHYTESVQFCGQACHSVMKPEYVTYLNGPHARVSCAACHIGKGASWYVRSKLSGAYQVYATMADKYPRPIPTPVKNLRPAQETCEECHWPQKFVGNLERTYHYFLSDETNTPFSVRMLMHVGGADPTHGPVGGIHWHMNVGNRIEYLASDEARQKIPYVRMTELSHGVVTEFRTARFTNAVDEASLRQMDCIDCHNRPAHRYQTPNTAVNLAITLGKIDRGLPLIKSNALYVLTESYTNETQALRNIATTLSARYPGDPRIRPAIEAVQQIYRDNFFPEMKASWKTYPDNIGHKDWPGCFRCHDGLHKTADGKRTIEASDCNACHTILAQGSGAELDQLTPKGQKFKHPGDEVDGDCNDCHTGGL
- a CDS encoding cytochrome c3 family protein; protein product: MTAIPVDYRNRVRRLKPLRLIVILFAWCGIGLLAADKSPNSGCLDCHSDKTLTKTTAAGKEVSVFVDEARLVGSVHKTNTCADCHADITSKHPDDEVPAQPPSCVKCHENEAKDYSASIHGVSHKMGASGAANCWDCHGAHDILPSRDPASPAFKLNLPGTCAKCHSNAGLTKEYKMKYPEAASQYLDSIHGRALLKMGLIVAPSCNDCHGVHDIKRAVDRDSPINKVNVAKTCGKCHVKVEDIYEQSVHGQLLVKGDKNGPVCTDCHTAHEVEPPTTGHFKMASDVRCGKCHQDRLTHYRDTYHGKAMALGKPNVASDVAACYDCHGHHDVLPPSDPRSRLSETNILATCQQCHPGATGGFTEYKPHANPLDGKNYPVLHGTFLFMTALLVGVFVFFGGHTLAWLFRALYLFLHDSKRFREAKISSQEGGEWFTRFLPFERFLHFLVVTSFLLLVITGMPLKFYYTDWAKTMFSIIGGAETARALHRLGAIVTFLYFGLHLASLLGNSWRGRGKIRDPQTGKPSLKRLRQVLFGADSMIPTLQDWRDFVAHNKWFFGKGPKPQFDRWTYWEKFDYFAVFWGVAIIGASGLVMWFPTFFTRFMPGWIINIALIIHSDEALLAAGFIFSIHFFNTHFRIEKFPMDTVIFSGRVSKNEMLHERRRWYDRLVAEGRLEDYRVRDEWLRWKAIARSFGYFFFGLGVLLLLLIIYAMITRLVHGG